In a genomic window of Carassius carassius chromosome 43, fCarCar2.1, whole genome shotgun sequence:
- the pla2g15 gene encoding group XV phospholipase A2: MSSCHRLILASLQLCLLLVSFTDSISLKCSPGRVCSDRPPVVLIPGDLGNQLEAKLDKPSVVHYICYKKTEDYFTLWLNLELLVPVAIDCWIDNMRLLYNHSTHLSEAPPGVDIRVPGFGKTYSLEYLDPSKQSVGMYFFTIVQALVDWGYTRDDDVRGAPYDWRKAPNENKEYFLRLQQMIEDMANKAGGPVVLIAHSMGNMYTLYFLNHQPQAWKDRYIKAYVCLGPPWAGVAKTLRVMATGDNNRIPVISPLKIRTQQRTAVSTVWLFPYAHTWPKDMVLVSTPNTSYTVQDYQRFFKDINYEDGWAMRQDTEPLVSALQPPGVPVHCLYGTGIPTPQGFNYTKFPDVDPTVINGDGDGTVNLLSATQCKRWKGQQKQPVHMFELPGNEHVAILLNITTVNYIKKVLFSP, translated from the exons ATGAGTTCCTGCCATCGGTTGATCCTCGCGTCGCTCCAGCTGTGTTTGTTGTTGGTGTCATTTACCGACAGCATTAGTTTGAAATGCTCACCGGGGAGAGTGTGCTCGGATCGACCGCCTGTGGTCCTCA TTCCTGGAGATCTTGGGAATCAGCTTGAAGCAAAACTTGACAAACCCAGTGTAGTGCACTACATCTGCTACAAGAAGACAGAGGACTACTTCACATTATGGCTCAACCTGGAGCTGCTGGTGCCGGTGGCCATTGACTGCTGGATTGATAACATGAG GCTATTGTACAATCACTCAACCCACCTCAGTGAAGCTCCTCCGGGGGTGGATATCAGAGTGCCTGGTTTTGGAAAGACATATAGTTTGGAATATCTGGATCCTAGCAAACAGAGTGTGG GCATGTACTTCTTCACTATAGTACAAGCATTGGTTGACTGGGGTTATACCAGAGACGATGATGTTCGAGGTGCCCCCTATGACTGGCGTAAAGCCCCAA ATGAGAATAAGGAGTACTTCTTGCGTCTGCAGCAGATGATTGAGGACATGGCTAATAAAGCTGGAGGTCCTGTGGTTCTCATCGCACACAGTATGGGGAATATGTACACACTTTATTTTCTCAATCACCAGCCACAGGCTTGGAAGGACCGGTACATCAAGGCATATGTGTGTTTAGGTCCTCCATGGGCCGGAGTGGCCAAAACTCTGAGAGTTATGGCAACAG GTGACAACAACCGCATTCCTGTCATCAGTCCTCTAAAGATTCGCACCCAGCAGCGTACGGCCGTCTCCACCGTCTGGCTCTTCCCCTACGCTCACACCTGGCCCAAAGACATGGTCCTGGTTTCCACTCCCAACACCAGCTACACTGTCCAAGACTATCAGCGCTTCTTCAAAGATATCAACTATGAGGACGGCTGGGCCATGAGGCAGGACACAGAACCGCTGGTCAGTGCACTTCAGCCTCCAGGCGTTCCTGTCCACTGCCTTTACGGCACCGGAATCCCCACACCTCAGGGATTCAATTACACAAAGTTCCCAGATGTAGATCCCACCGTCATCAATGGGGATGGAGATGGAACGGTCAACCTGTTGAGCGCGACACAATGCAAACGCTGGAAGGGCCAACAGAAGCAGCCTGTCCACATGTTTGAGCTGCCTGGGAATGAGCATGTTGCCATACTGTTAAACATAACCACGGTTAACTACATCAAAAAGGTGCTGTTCTCACCGTGA
- the lcat gene encoding phosphatidylcholine-sterol acyltransferase, giving the protein MGRSRSFKCIAFLLVALHQTSGFWLFNVIFPPTAKPRVINNSTPPLIIVPGNLGNRLEAKIDKPTLVHWMCYKKTEDWFPLWIDLNMFMPIGIDCWIDNIRIVYNRTTRKTSNAPGVEVRVPGFGQTYPIEFLDLNKLTGYFHTMVQHLVSIGYVRNETVRGAPYDWRIAPNEQEEYFSRLKNLVEEMHNEYKQPIYLLGHSMGNNYILYFLNQQTQHWKDHYIKGFISLGAPWGGAVKPLRVLASGENDGIPFVSNIKIREEQRMTTTNPWMIPSEEAWPKDHTFISTPFFNYTNQDYQQFFKDIKFEDGWYMWEDTKNLTAGLPTPGVEVYCLYGVGLPTPVTYVYDEQFPNTDPIDIIYDDGDDTVGSHSMSLCKRWIGKQEQAVHVTEFRGMAHLDMVFNHKVLTAIQRILEGKYHEITVDSSEEPPSLSLGFV; this is encoded by the exons atggGACGTTCGCGTTCCTTCAAATGCATTGCATTTCTTCTGGTTGCACTGCACCAAACCTCTGGATTCTGGTTATTTAACGTTATCTTCCCTCCGACGGCCAAACCTCGCGTTATAAATAATAGCACTCCTCCTCTTATCATAG TACCTGGAAATCTGGGTAATCGCCTTGAGGCCAAAATAGACAAGCCCACACTGGTACACTGGATGTGTTACAAGAAAACCGAGGACTGGTTCCCTCTCTGGATTGACTTAAACATGTTTATGCCCATTGGAATTGATTGCTGGATTGATAATATAAG aaTTGTGTACAACAGGACAACTCGGAAGACATCTAATGCGCCCGGGGTGGAAGTCAGAGTCCCTGGATTTGGACAGACGTACCCTATAGAGTTTCTTGACTTAAACAAGCTGACAG GTTACTTTCACACCATGGTTCAACATTTGGTCAGCATTGGATATGTGCGAAATGAGACTGTCCGTGGTGCTCCGTATGACTGGAGAATCGCTCCAA ATGAGCAGGAGGAGTATTTTTCACGTTTGAAGAATCTGGTGGAGGAGATGCACAATGAGTACAAGCAACCAATATACCTTCTGGGCCACAGCATGGGCAACAACTACATCCTGTACTTCCTCAACCAGCAGACTCAGCACTGGAAAGACCACTACATTAAGGGCTTCATCTCTCTGGGAGCACCTTGGGGTGGCGCTGTGAAGCCCCTCAGAGTCTTAGCATCAG GTGAAAACGATGGCATACCCTTTGTGTCCAATATAAAAATCCGGGAAGAGCAACGAATGACCACCACAAATCCGTGGATGATCCCTTCTGAAGAGGCTTGGCCCAAAGACCACACCTTCATCTCCACTCCCTTTTTCAACTACACCAACCAAGACTATCAACAGTTCTTCAAAGACATCAAATTTGAGGATGGCTGGTATATGTGGGAGGACACCAAAAACCTCACGGCCGGTCTGCCCACACCCGGCGTTGAGGTCTACTGTCTCTATGGGGTGGGCCTCCCTACACCCGTCACATATGTGTACGACGAACAGTTTCCAAACACCGACCCCATAGATATTATTTACGATGATGGCGATGACACTGTCGGCAGTCACAGCATGAGTCTCTGTAAGCGCTGGATAGGGAAACAGGAACAGGCCGTGCACGTGACAGAGTTCAGAGGCATGGCTCATTTGGACATGGTCTTCAATCACAAGGTTCTCACAGCAATCCAGAGGATTTTGGAGGGAAAGTACCATGAGATAACGGTCGACAGCTCTGAAGAGCCTCCATCTCTTAGCCTAGGTTTTGTGTGA